A window of the Dunckerocampus dactyliophorus isolate RoL2022-P2 chromosome 19, RoL_Ddac_1.1, whole genome shotgun sequence genome harbors these coding sequences:
- the kif25 gene encoding kinesin-like protein KIF25 isoform X2 yields MPLFVNRDQIFAHQVHLLEHKLRSKEERILELETENAILHIRLAESLWKVRREQEDAAKALHRQQEQQEEKKITRFAIAKLISEVQALKQCLSEVFAIYVSFASELEEHNKQLQETLQCSASLKGCREDECQNFQAQLTALERSLEEERVKCTAERQRRKDLHNTLVELRGNIRVHCRVRPLLPFDHVQASPLGSGPVSSEQIVHAISDDTVIVNCMKAGVPAQSKMFEFERVHGPEDSQETVFEEVKPLLTSLLDGYNVCIMAYGQTGSGKTHTMMGSPALDDHSGLQQGVILKAATELFRLIAEKPPASHTVEVSVMEVYNNDVFDLLAGDEPASASAFHRRGSIAASSGSSQITSLTQEPVSDTCEVTQIMSRVLRLRAHCPTHVHADSSRSHLIVTLTISSKSPNARALARRLQSTKKNTQHSTQRQWWSPRCRRNNPATRHSPDDSLGSPASSRCPSPSQSPCPSPRLSTSGAPFRTKLQLVDLAGNMTGVSGAALWEVSCINRSLSALSDVLGALAEQRPHIPYRNSKLTHLLQDTIGGDAKLLVMLCVSPTHRYITESLQTLGFGARARQVQRTLSRKKSNTSKAK; encoded by the exons AGTAAAGAGGAGCGAATACTGGAACTGGAGACAGAGAATGCAATTCTTCATATAAGGCTTGCAGAG TCTTTGTGGAAAGTGCGTCGGGAGCAAGAGGACGCCGCCAAGGCCCTCCACCGTCAACAGGAGCaacaagaggagaagaagatcACCCGCTTCGCCATCGCCAAACTCATTTCTGAGGTCCAG GCTTTAAAGCAGTGCCTCAGTGAGGTTTTTGCCATCTATGTGAGTTTCGCCTCTGAGCTAGAAGAGCACAACAAGCAGCTTCAGGAGACACTGCAGTGCAGCGCTTCTCTGAAAGGATGCAGAGAAGATGAATGTCAAA ATTTCCAGGCCCAGTTGACAGCTCTGGAGCGCTCCCTGGAGGAGGAGCGGGTGAAGTGCACGGCGGAGAGGCAGAGGAGGAAAGACCTCCATAACACGCTGGTG GAGTTGCGAGGGAACATCCGTGTCCACTGCAGGGTGCGTCCTCTTCTACCCTTCGATCACGTCCAAGCCTCTCCTCTTGGATCAGG GCCGGTGTCCTCGGAGCAAATTGTGCATGCGATCAGTGAT GACACAGTGATAGTGAACTGCATGAAGGCAGGAGTCCCAGCACAAAGCAAGATGTTTGAGTTTGAGAG GGTGCACGGGCCAGAAGATTCCCAGGAAACTGTATTCGAGGAGGTGAAGCCTCTCCTTACGTCTCTGCTGGATGG CTACAACGTATGCATCATGGCGtacgggcagacaggaagtgggaaGACTCACACTATGATGGGATCCCCCGCCTTGGACGACCACTCAGGGCTGCAGCAAGGTGTCATCCTAAAGGCCGCCACTGAGTTATTTCG GCTGATCGCAGAGAAGCCTCCAGCCAGCCACACGGTGGAGGTGTCGGTGATGGAGGTGTACAACAACGACGTGTTTGACCTGCTGGCCGGAGACGAGCCAGCGAGCGCCAGCGCGTTCCATCGCCGGGGGAGCATTGCTGCGTCGTCCGGTTCCAGCCAGATCACCTCCCTCACACAGGA GCCTGTGAGTGACACCTGTGAAGTGACGCAGATCATGAGCAGAGTGCTGAGGCTCAGAGCTCACTGTCCCACTCACGTGCACGCCGACTCCTCACGCTCCCACCTCATTGTCACGCTCACTATTTCCTCGAAGAGTCCCAACGCTCGTGCCCTGG CGCGCAGGCTGCAGAGCACCAAGAAGAACACGCAACACTCCACCCAGAGGCAGTGGTGGAGCCCGCGTTGTCGCCGCAACAACCCCGCCACGCGACACTCCCCGGATGATAGCCTGGGAAGCCCCGCCTCTTCCCGTTGCCCCTCCCCTTCGCAGTCTCCTTGCCCCTCCCCGAGATTGAGCACCTCCGGGGCCCCGTTCAGGACCAAGCTGCAGCTTGTGGACCTTGCAGGGA ATATGACTGGCGTTTCAGGCGCAGCCCTGTGGGAGGTGTCCTGCATCAACCGCAGTCTCTCGGCCCTGTCGGACGTCCTTGGCGCACTGGCCGAGCAGAGGCCTCACATCCCCTACAGGAACAGCAAGCTCACACACCTGCTCCAGGACACCATAG GTGGCGACGCAAAGCTGCTGGTGATGCTGTGCGTGTCCCCGACACACCGCTACATCACCGAGTCCCTGCAGACTCTGGGATTTGGCGCACGGGCCCGCCAGGTCCAACGAACTCTCTCGAGGAAGAAGAGCAACACATCCAAAGCTAAGTAA
- the kif25 gene encoding kinesin-like protein KIF25 isoform X1: MPLFVNRDQIFAHQVHLLEHKLRSKEERILELETENAILHIRLAESLWKVRREQEDAAKALHRQQEQQEEKKITRFAIAKLISEVQALKQCLSEVFAIYVSFASELEEHNKQLQETLQCSASLKGCREDECQNFQAQLTALERSLEEERVKCTAERQRRKDLHNTLVELRGNIRVHCRVRPLLPFDHVQASPLGSGPVSSEQIVHAISDDTVIVNCMKAGVPAQSKMFEFERVHGPEDSQETVFEEVKPLLTSLLDGYNVCIMAYGQTGSGKTHTMMGSPALDDHSGLQQGVILKAATELFRLIAEKPPASHTVEVSVMEVYNNDVFDLLAGDEPASASAFHRRGSIAASSGSSQITSLTQEPVSDTCEVTQIMSRVLRLRAHCPTHVHADSSRSHLIVTLTISSKSPNARALARRLQSTKKNTQHSTQRQWWSPRCRRNNPATRHSPDDSLGSPASSRCPSPSQSPCPSPRLSTSGAPFRTKLQLVDLAGSECVDMTGVSGAALWEVSCINRSLSALSDVLGALAEQRPHIPYRNSKLTHLLQDTIGGDAKLLVMLCVSPTHRYITESLQTLGFGARARQVQRTLSRKKSNTSKAK; encoded by the exons AGTAAAGAGGAGCGAATACTGGAACTGGAGACAGAGAATGCAATTCTTCATATAAGGCTTGCAGAG TCTTTGTGGAAAGTGCGTCGGGAGCAAGAGGACGCCGCCAAGGCCCTCCACCGTCAACAGGAGCaacaagaggagaagaagatcACCCGCTTCGCCATCGCCAAACTCATTTCTGAGGTCCAG GCTTTAAAGCAGTGCCTCAGTGAGGTTTTTGCCATCTATGTGAGTTTCGCCTCTGAGCTAGAAGAGCACAACAAGCAGCTTCAGGAGACACTGCAGTGCAGCGCTTCTCTGAAAGGATGCAGAGAAGATGAATGTCAAA ATTTCCAGGCCCAGTTGACAGCTCTGGAGCGCTCCCTGGAGGAGGAGCGGGTGAAGTGCACGGCGGAGAGGCAGAGGAGGAAAGACCTCCATAACACGCTGGTG GAGTTGCGAGGGAACATCCGTGTCCACTGCAGGGTGCGTCCTCTTCTACCCTTCGATCACGTCCAAGCCTCTCCTCTTGGATCAGG GCCGGTGTCCTCGGAGCAAATTGTGCATGCGATCAGTGAT GACACAGTGATAGTGAACTGCATGAAGGCAGGAGTCCCAGCACAAAGCAAGATGTTTGAGTTTGAGAG GGTGCACGGGCCAGAAGATTCCCAGGAAACTGTATTCGAGGAGGTGAAGCCTCTCCTTACGTCTCTGCTGGATGG CTACAACGTATGCATCATGGCGtacgggcagacaggaagtgggaaGACTCACACTATGATGGGATCCCCCGCCTTGGACGACCACTCAGGGCTGCAGCAAGGTGTCATCCTAAAGGCCGCCACTGAGTTATTTCG GCTGATCGCAGAGAAGCCTCCAGCCAGCCACACGGTGGAGGTGTCGGTGATGGAGGTGTACAACAACGACGTGTTTGACCTGCTGGCCGGAGACGAGCCAGCGAGCGCCAGCGCGTTCCATCGCCGGGGGAGCATTGCTGCGTCGTCCGGTTCCAGCCAGATCACCTCCCTCACACAGGA GCCTGTGAGTGACACCTGTGAAGTGACGCAGATCATGAGCAGAGTGCTGAGGCTCAGAGCTCACTGTCCCACTCACGTGCACGCCGACTCCTCACGCTCCCACCTCATTGTCACGCTCACTATTTCCTCGAAGAGTCCCAACGCTCGTGCCCTGG CGCGCAGGCTGCAGAGCACCAAGAAGAACACGCAACACTCCACCCAGAGGCAGTGGTGGAGCCCGCGTTGTCGCCGCAACAACCCCGCCACGCGACACTCCCCGGATGATAGCCTGGGAAGCCCCGCCTCTTCCCGTTGCCCCTCCCCTTCGCAGTCTCCTTGCCCCTCCCCGAGATTGAGCACCTCCGGGGCCCCGTTCAGGACCAAGCTGCAGCTTGTGGACCTTGCAGGGAGTGAGTGTGTTG ATATGACTGGCGTTTCAGGCGCAGCCCTGTGGGAGGTGTCCTGCATCAACCGCAGTCTCTCGGCCCTGTCGGACGTCCTTGGCGCACTGGCCGAGCAGAGGCCTCACATCCCCTACAGGAACAGCAAGCTCACACACCTGCTCCAGGACACCATAG GTGGCGACGCAAAGCTGCTGGTGATGCTGTGCGTGTCCCCGACACACCGCTACATCACCGAGTCCCTGCAGACTCTGGGATTTGGCGCACGGGCCCGCCAGGTCCAACGAACTCTCTCGAGGAAGAAGAGCAACACATCCAAAGCTAAGTAA
- the kif25 gene encoding kinesin-like protein KIF25 isoform X3: MPLFVNRDQIFAHQVHLLEHKLRSKEERILELETENAILHIRLAESLWKVRREQEDAAKALHRQQEQQEEKKITRFAIAKLISEVQALKQCLSEVFAIYVSFASELEEHNKQLQETLQCSASLKGCREDECQNFQAQLTALERSLEEERVKCTAERQRRKDLHNTLVELRGNIRVHCRVRPLLPFDHVQASPLGSGPVSSEQIVHAISDDTVIVNCMKAGVPAQSKMFEFERVHGPEDSQETVFEEVKPLLTSLLDGYNVCIMAYGQTGSGKTHTMMGSPALDDHSGLQQGVILKAATELFRLIAEKPPASHTVEVSVMEVYNNDVFDLLAGDEPASASAFHRRGSIAASSGSSQITSLTQEPVSDTCEVTQIMSRVLRLRAHCPTHVHADSSRSHLIVTLTISSKSPNARALARRLQSTKKNTQHSTQRQWWSPRCRRNNPATRHSPDDSLGSPASSRCPSPSQSPCPSPRLSTSGAPFRTKLQLVDLAGSECVGAALWEVSCINRSLSALSDVLGALAEQRPHIPYRNSKLTHLLQDTIGGDAKLLVMLCVSPTHRYITESLQTLGFGARARQVQRTLSRKKSNTSKAK; the protein is encoded by the exons AGTAAAGAGGAGCGAATACTGGAACTGGAGACAGAGAATGCAATTCTTCATATAAGGCTTGCAGAG TCTTTGTGGAAAGTGCGTCGGGAGCAAGAGGACGCCGCCAAGGCCCTCCACCGTCAACAGGAGCaacaagaggagaagaagatcACCCGCTTCGCCATCGCCAAACTCATTTCTGAGGTCCAG GCTTTAAAGCAGTGCCTCAGTGAGGTTTTTGCCATCTATGTGAGTTTCGCCTCTGAGCTAGAAGAGCACAACAAGCAGCTTCAGGAGACACTGCAGTGCAGCGCTTCTCTGAAAGGATGCAGAGAAGATGAATGTCAAA ATTTCCAGGCCCAGTTGACAGCTCTGGAGCGCTCCCTGGAGGAGGAGCGGGTGAAGTGCACGGCGGAGAGGCAGAGGAGGAAAGACCTCCATAACACGCTGGTG GAGTTGCGAGGGAACATCCGTGTCCACTGCAGGGTGCGTCCTCTTCTACCCTTCGATCACGTCCAAGCCTCTCCTCTTGGATCAGG GCCGGTGTCCTCGGAGCAAATTGTGCATGCGATCAGTGAT GACACAGTGATAGTGAACTGCATGAAGGCAGGAGTCCCAGCACAAAGCAAGATGTTTGAGTTTGAGAG GGTGCACGGGCCAGAAGATTCCCAGGAAACTGTATTCGAGGAGGTGAAGCCTCTCCTTACGTCTCTGCTGGATGG CTACAACGTATGCATCATGGCGtacgggcagacaggaagtgggaaGACTCACACTATGATGGGATCCCCCGCCTTGGACGACCACTCAGGGCTGCAGCAAGGTGTCATCCTAAAGGCCGCCACTGAGTTATTTCG GCTGATCGCAGAGAAGCCTCCAGCCAGCCACACGGTGGAGGTGTCGGTGATGGAGGTGTACAACAACGACGTGTTTGACCTGCTGGCCGGAGACGAGCCAGCGAGCGCCAGCGCGTTCCATCGCCGGGGGAGCATTGCTGCGTCGTCCGGTTCCAGCCAGATCACCTCCCTCACACAGGA GCCTGTGAGTGACACCTGTGAAGTGACGCAGATCATGAGCAGAGTGCTGAGGCTCAGAGCTCACTGTCCCACTCACGTGCACGCCGACTCCTCACGCTCCCACCTCATTGTCACGCTCACTATTTCCTCGAAGAGTCCCAACGCTCGTGCCCTGG CGCGCAGGCTGCAGAGCACCAAGAAGAACACGCAACACTCCACCCAGAGGCAGTGGTGGAGCCCGCGTTGTCGCCGCAACAACCCCGCCACGCGACACTCCCCGGATGATAGCCTGGGAAGCCCCGCCTCTTCCCGTTGCCCCTCCCCTTCGCAGTCTCCTTGCCCCTCCCCGAGATTGAGCACCTCCGGGGCCCCGTTCAGGACCAAGCTGCAGCTTGTGGACCTTGCAGGGAGTGAGTGTGTTG GCGCAGCCCTGTGGGAGGTGTCCTGCATCAACCGCAGTCTCTCGGCCCTGTCGGACGTCCTTGGCGCACTGGCCGAGCAGAGGCCTCACATCCCCTACAGGAACAGCAAGCTCACACACCTGCTCCAGGACACCATAG GTGGCGACGCAAAGCTGCTGGTGATGCTGTGCGTGTCCCCGACACACCGCTACATCACCGAGTCCCTGCAGACTCTGGGATTTGGCGCACGGGCCCGCCAGGTCCAACGAACTCTCTCGAGGAAGAAGAGCAACACATCCAAAGCTAAGTAA